GCCGCAGTTCGGCGCTCTGGCGGCCGGTGACCAGGCCGGCGCCGTCCAGGAGCCCGGCGGCCTGGACATGCTGGGTGCGGCCGGAGTAGATCGAGTCGATCAGGTCGGCCCAGCCGCTGAGGGACGCGACCGCCTTCACCCGCTTGTCGTGCGCGGCGGCGAGCAGGCTGATGCCGGCGCCGTACGAGACGCCCGCCATGCCGATGTGCCGGGCGTCGGCCGGGGTGTTGGCGAGCGCCCAGTCGATGACCCTGGACGCGTCGGCTATGTCGGGTGGCCCCGCCACTTCTATCTCGCCGCCCGATTGCCAGAAGCCGCGCACGTTGTAACTGACCACGATGTAGCCGGAGTCGGCGAGCTTCTGGGCCTGGGCGAGGTACTCGACCTGGGGCAGACCCCAGCTCGTGGGCAGCACGAGCAGCGGGTAGCGGCGCGTGGTGTCGGCTCCGGCCGGCGTGACGACGTTCGCCTTGAGGACCGTGCCACCGTCGCCGGTGATGTCGACGAAGCGGATGCCGGTCGCCGCCTGGGCGGTGGGGGCGAGTCCGAGGGTGCCACCGGCGATCAGGGTCGCGGAGACGGCACCCACGGCGGTCGTACGCAGAGCCTTGCGATGGTGTCCCACTTGTCACTCCTCACTCGTGTAAGTGCAAAGTGACCCGACGGTAACCTCGGTCTCTTACCGTAGGTAATCCGTCGGTAAGTTACGTGGGAGTAACGATTGTTGGAATGTGCTGAAACCTAGGAGGCGCGGTGGGTATTGCGCGGAGCCGCCGGTGCCGGCAGCGGGGTCTGCGCCGCCCGGGTCACGTCCGCGACCAGTTCGACGACATCGGGGCCGTACGCCTGTGAGTTGACCACCTTCAGCAGCAGGGCGAAGGAGTTGTTGCCGTGCTTGCGGGTGAGCCGTTCGTGGTTGCGGGCGAGGTAGCGGGTCGCGGCCTGGTTGGTGATCGCGGTCTGGCCGCAGAAGAGGAAGACGGGGCGGGTGCCGTTGCTCTGGTCGACGGTGAGCCGGGCGAGGAGCGCGTACTCCGCTTTGCCGACCTCGACGCGGTAGCGCTCGGAGCCGATCTGGAAGGCGCCGCGGTCCGGGCTGGGTTCGGCGTCGACGTTCACGCGTACACCCGGGAGCAGGGAGGACAGGTGCGCCCCCATACGGCGATTCGACGCCGGCCCGCCCACACAGAACTCGGTGCGCTCGCCGAACCCCTGTCGTGCCACGTCGTGCGGGACGACCTGGGCGTGGGCGTTGCAGTCTTTGATCAGCGCGGCGAGTTCGAGCAGGGCGAACACGTCGTAGCGCATCACCGTCAGCTCGGGGCCGCCGGCGCCGCGGTTCACCACCAGCAGTGACTCGGCGTTGTCCGGCAGCCCGAAGAAGGCCTGCTTGCGGCGCAGTTTCCGCTTCCACAGGTAGGTCCGGGCGAGCCAGCCGAGCGCGGCGCTGATGCCGGCGGCCACCACGCCCAGGACGAGGTTGCGCACGTCGTCATTCATGGGCGCGCATGCTAGTACCCCGGCAGGCAACGTTCGCCCCGTCGCGACGCCCGGCACGCTCCCCCACTGCCTTAAAGGCGTGGGAGGTGCCCCCACTCGCCGCACCGGCCGAAAGCCCAAGTACGTCCGGTCCATCGACGGAGCCTTCCGGCCGGCACGCCGAGAGCACGCACCGGACGCCGCTCCTCAACGGGCAAACGCTGCCTGCCGGGGCACTGGCGGGCGAACGCAAACCCGTGTTCGACACGGGGCGCGCCGGGTGTTCGTGCGGTCCTGACGAGGGCATGGCGAGGGGATTAGGCTGCGCGCACGGTCTCTTCTGGAGGTGCGGATGCGTCGCCCTGTCGCGCGGAAGCTGTCGGTCCTGGCGGTGTCGGTCGCCGTGGTGTCGGTGGGAGCGGCCGCGCCACCCACCCCTCAAAGCTCCGCCGTTGAGAAATCGCCCCTGGCCGTCGGCTACGGCGGCGCGGTCGCCAGCGTCGACGCGGACGCCTCCGCCGCCGGCATCGAGGTGCTGAGGAAGGGCGGCAACGCCGTCGACGCGGCCGTCGCCACGGCCGCCGCGCTCGGCGTCACCGAGCCCTACTCCTCCGGCATCGGCGGAGGCGGCTACTTCGTCTACTACGACGCCAAGTCCCGCAAGGTGCACACGATCGACGGCCGCGAGACCGCGCCGCTGACCGCCGACGAGAACCTGTTCACGGAGAACGGCAAGCCGCTCGCCTTCGCCGACGCCGTCAGCAGCGGTCTCAGTGTCGGCACGCCGGGCACGCCGGCCACCTGGCGGACGGCGCTCGACAAGTGGGGCAGCAAGCGGCTCGGCAGCGTGCTGAAGCCGGCCGAGCGGATCGCCCGGGACGGATTCGTCGTCGACGACACGTTCCGCTCGCAGACCGCCGCCAACGAAACCCGGTTCCGGTACTTCCCGGACACCGCCGAGCTGTTCCTGCCGAACGGCGGGCTCCCCGTCGTCGGCTCCACCTTCAAGAACCCCGACCTCGCCCGCACCTACCGGGAGCTGGCCGAGAAGGGCGTCGGCGCCCTCTACCACGGCGAGTTGGGCGACGACATCGTCGACACCGTCAACGACCCGCCGGTGGATCCGAATTCGGGCTGGAACGCCCGCCCCGGCGAGCTGTCGGAGAAGGACCTCGCGGCCTACGGCGCCAAACTCCAGGCGCCCACCAGGACCTCGTACCGCGGCCTCGGCGTCTACTCCATCGCGCCCTCCTCCTCCGGCGGCACCTCCGTCGGCGAGGCCCTCAACATCCTGGAGAACACGGACCTTTCCAAGGCGAGCGAGGTCCAGTACCTGCACCGCTACATCGAGGCCAGCCGGATCGCGTTCGCGGACCGGGGGCGCTGGGTCGGAGACCCCGCCTTCGAGGACGTACCGACGAAACAGCTGCTGTCGCAGCAGTACGCCGACTCGCGGGCGTGCCTCATCAAGGACGACGCCGTACTCACCAGCCCCCTCGCGCCCGGCGACCCGCGCAACCCGGCGGCCTGCTCCACCGGCGGAACGGCG
The nucleotide sequence above comes from Streptomyces sp. NL15-2K. Encoded proteins:
- the ggt gene encoding gamma-glutamyltransferase gives rise to the protein MRRPVARKLSVLAVSVAVVSVGAAAPPTPQSSAVEKSPLAVGYGGAVASVDADASAAGIEVLRKGGNAVDAAVATAAALGVTEPYSSGIGGGGYFVYYDAKSRKVHTIDGRETAPLTADENLFTENGKPLAFADAVSSGLSVGTPGTPATWRTALDKWGSKRLGSVLKPAERIARDGFVVDDTFRSQTAANETRFRYFPDTAELFLPNGGLPVVGSTFKNPDLARTYRELAEKGVGALYHGELGDDIVDTVNDPPVDPNSGWNARPGELSEKDLAAYGAKLQAPTRTSYRGLGVYSIAPSSSGGTSVGEALNILENTDLSKASEVQYLHRYIEASRIAFADRGRWVGDPAFEDVPTKQLLSQQYADSRACLIKDDAVLTSPLAPGDPRNPAACSTGGTAAPTTYEGENTTHLTAADKWGNVVAYTLTIEQTGGSGITVPGRGFILNNELTDFSFAPANPAVHDPNLPGPGKRPRSSISPTIVLDQHDKPVVALGSPGGATIITTVLQTLTGFLDRRLPLVDAIAAPRASQRNVAQTELEPGLYGSEVRKQLEAIGHSFKQNPEIGATTGVQRLPNGKWLAAAEKVRRGGGSAMVVYPAS